A genomic region of Trifolium pratense cultivar HEN17-A07 linkage group LG3, ARS_RC_1.1, whole genome shotgun sequence contains the following coding sequences:
- the LOC123917273 gene encoding uncharacterized protein LOC123917273, which yields MKRSKAYLINGVVIFLAWMVARILLFVYMFYHVYLHFDQVEKMHIVGQILVIVVPIVLSVMNLVWFAKIVRGLRKTLAKRQ from the exons ATGAAAAGGTCCAAAGCTTATCTCATCAATGGGGTCGTAATATTCCTTGCTTGGATG GTTGCCAGAATACTTTTGTTCGTTTACATGTTTTACCATGTTTACTTGCATTTTGATCAG GTTGAGAAGATGCACATAGTTGGACAGATACTGGTAATTGTTGTGCCAATTGTACTATCTGTTATgaacttggtttggtttgcaAAGATTGTTAGAGGGTTGAGGAAGACATTGGCAAAGAGGCAATGA